The Rugosibacter aromaticivorans region CGTATCCCGTTGAAATAATCCAGTGAGGCGCGTTGGGCTAACCCCAGGTTGCGCCGGGCAATGCAGCCTGGGTTTTTGCCAAGGCGCTGCGAAAAGTCGGCGCTGACAAGACGGTAACTTTTACCGTAATCGATCCATGGTAGCCACAGCGCGGTAATTAATAGCCAGACAGTTGCCCAGCCAATGCTCCAACGCGTGGCAGCGCGCCAAGGCGAGCGGCGCAGGCGTAGTGTGAATACGAGCCAGCCCAGAGTGACGAGAATCGCTAGCACAATTATTATGAGTGGGGTGTGTGCAATAAAGCCCGGCGCAGGTTTTGTGAAGTTTTTAGCAATTTTCGCCGGAGTGCCTGTCAATAAGGCGATGGCACCGAGCCAGATGAGGGTGTTCATCAGCGAAAAGGTGACCATGCCAAACCAGTCGAATGCATTGGCTGCGCCGCGTCGTAACCGACCAGCACCCATGGCGGCGAGCATGCCAAGAGGCACTAAAGCCGGTAGTAAGCTGGTTGGGCGGGGACTGCCAAGAAAAAATATCCATAAGGAAACAAGGCTTGCCATCAGCGGGAGTGCCATTTGTGGCAACCACAAACGGCGACGTTCCAGCCACACCTGCCATGCCGCCAACGGAAGCAACGGCCAGCTGGCCCACATCAGCAGCTTAAAGTGAGCATGGGTAAATCCAGCCTGTGGCACGATGCTGGACTTCTCGATCGCCCACCAGCGACCAAATAATACGGGAGCCCGTTCGTTAAGCAACCACGGCCATGGCAGTATCAAGACAAGTGCAACCGCTATCGCGGCGAGCACGGCGATAAGGCTGCCACGCTGACGCCATGCCGGATGCAAAAGCGTGAGGAGGCCAGCCACGATAGATAGGAGTGCAGCGTCAAGGCCTGTACCAAGAAAGCTGACACCCACGCCCGCACCAAAGAGTAGACCGCCACCCAGTGTCGTCTTTTGCCATTGAATAAGGCCAAGCAGCGCCAAGGAAAACCCGAAGACGCCGACCATTGCAGGCTGAGCATCGTGTATGGGTATCAGCAGGCCCAGCGTGCCAATGGCTAAAAGGGGGGCGATGAGGGCAGCGCTTAGGCCAGCCAAATGGCGAACGCTGGTTGATAGGGTGATAAGAAAGCCAGCGCCGAGTAGTGTTGTAGCGAGCCTTGCTGCATCATGCCAAGGTAGCAGCCATTGAAAAAGCTGGCCGCAAAGCGCCGCCAGCCAGTAATAAAGTGGTGGATTTGCTAGCCAGGGATCGCCGGCAACATGTGGAACCAGCCAGGTCTGCCAGCTCTTTCCCGCCATACTAAAGGCTGCTCCAAGATTAATTGCATCGTCGGGCTTCCATGGATCGTGCCCAAGGGCGCCGGCTAACAACCAAAGAGTGCACAGGACGATAACCCCCCATTTACTGATAGGCGGGGTTGTCGTGGGGTCAAGTGACGTGGTCAAGGGCATGCGATAAGCTTATCTGACAGAAAATAAAAAAGCAGCCAAGCGGCTGCTTTTATTCTAAACAAGCCAAGAAGCAGCGTAATCAGGCTGCTGTTCTAGCGTATTTCTGACGGAAGCGCTCCACACGGCCAGCGGTATCGACAATCTTCTGTTTGCCGGTATAGAACGGATGGCAGACCGAGCAGACTTCAATGTTCAGCGCTTTACCGCTGGTTGAGCGGGTGTTGAATTTGTTTCCACAACTACACGTGACTTCAATCTCGGTGTAGTTCGGGTGGATGCCTTCTTTCATTGCATAGTCCTTTCGTGCGTCTAACTGATTCGGTGCGGTTCGTGGATTTGGCGAACCGGCAAGGGCCCGTATTATCTGTTAATTTTCTGATGTGTGCAATCAGCTTCTGCGCATAGCGTCGAAAAATTCGCCGTTGTTTTTGGTGGCTTTGACCTTGTCAAGGAGAAACTC contains the following coding sequences:
- the rpmE gene encoding 50S ribosomal protein L31, with the translated sequence MKEGIHPNYTEIEVTCSCGNKFNTRSTSGKALNIEVCSVCHPFYTGKQKIVDTAGRVERFRQKYARTAA
- a CDS encoding ArnT family glycosyltransferase yields the protein MAGKSWQTWLVPHVAGDPWLANPPLYYWLAALCGQLFQWLLPWHDAARLATTLLGAGFLITLSTSVRHLAGLSAALIAPLLAIGTLGLLIPIHDAQPAMVGVFGFSLALLGLIQWQKTTLGGGLLFGAGVGVSFLGTGLDAALLSIVAGLLTLLHPAWRQRGSLIAVLAAIAVALVLILPWPWLLNERAPVLFGRWWAIEKSSIVPQAGFTHAHFKLLMWASWPLLPLAAWQVWLERRRLWLPQMALPLMASLVSLWIFFLGSPRPTSLLPALVPLGMLAAMGAGRLRRGAANAFDWFGMVTFSLMNTLIWLGAIALLTGTPAKIAKNFTKPAPGFIAHTPLIIIVLAILVTLGWLVFTLRLRRSPWRAATRWSIGWATVWLLITALWLPWIDYGKSYRLVSADFSQRLGKNPGCIARRNLGLAQRASLDYFNGIRTTSGDNAKNCRYLITQATPQAEKSLPNWKLLLETSRPGDKSERLRLYRRN